A stretch of the Chlorobiota bacterium genome encodes the following:
- a CDS encoding acetyl-CoA hydrolase/transferase family protein, translating into MPISNLYSSAEDALKLIKSNQRVFLHGSAATPIYLINKLFEQKERLTNVELIGITQIGADFNNPNLKGHFYINSLFVSDCNRLAVNSDRGDYIPVFLSEIPSLFVKNILPIDVAIIQVSPPDKHGYCSLGTSVDISKAAFNSAKTIIAQVNPNMPRVHGDGFIPFNRFDACIWVDDKLPEVSYKKKQNTATKKIGKIIANMIEDGSTLQLGIGTIPDSVLKNLINHKNLGLHTEMFSDDVIPLIQNGVINNSEKNIINGYCVTSFILGSKKLYDFVDDNPIVKALDINFVNNPSIISQNPKVVAINSAIEIDLTGQVCSDSIGTYQYSGIGGQLDFIRGSALSKGGKPIIAIQSQTKYGTSRIVPLLKEGAGVVTTRGHTHWVVTEYGAVNLFGLSMEQRAKSLIKIAHPNHQEELSKNAFERFN; encoded by the coding sequence ATGCCAATAAGCAATTTGTATTCTAGTGCAGAAGATGCTTTAAAGCTAATAAAATCTAACCAAAGAGTTTTTCTTCATGGAAGTGCCGCAACTCCAATTTATTTGATTAATAAATTATTTGAACAAAAAGAAAGATTAACTAATGTAGAATTAATTGGAATAACTCAAATTGGTGCAGACTTTAATAATCCAAATTTAAAAGGTCATTTTTACATTAACTCACTATTTGTTTCTGATTGTAATAGGTTAGCGGTTAATTCTGATCGTGGTGATTATATTCCAGTTTTTTTAAGTGAAATTCCTTCCCTTTTTGTAAAAAATATTTTACCAATTGATGTTGCAATTATTCAAGTATCTCCACCTGATAAACATGGTTATTGCTCATTAGGAACCTCTGTTGATATTTCAAAAGCAGCATTTAATTCTGCTAAAACTATAATTGCTCAAGTAAATCCTAATATGCCAAGAGTGCATGGTGATGGTTTTATTCCATTTAATAGATTTGATGCTTGCATTTGGGTTGATGATAAATTACCAGAAGTTAGTTATAAAAAAAAACAAAATACTGCAACAAAAAAAATTGGTAAAATTATTGCTAATATGATTGAAGATGGTTCTACTTTACAGTTAGGTATTGGTACTATACCAGATTCTGTTTTAAAAAATTTAATTAATCATAAAAACTTAGGGTTACATACTGAAATGTTTTCAGATGATGTTATTCCATTAATTCAAAATGGTGTAATAAATAATTCAGAAAAAAATATAATTAATGGTTATTGTGTTACTTCATTCATTTTAGGTTCAAAAAAATTGTATGATTTTGTTGATGATAATCCAATTGTTAAAGCATTAGATATTAATTTTGTAAACAACCCTTCAATAATTTCTCAGAACCCAAAAGTAGTTGCTATAAATAGTGCAATAGAGATTGATTTAACAGGTCAAGTTTGTTCAGATTCAATTGGGACTTACCAATACTCTGGCATAGGTGGTCAATTAGATTTTATTCGTGGATCAGCTCTCTCGAAAGGTGGCAAACCAATTATTGCAATTCAATCACAAACCAAATATGGTACTTCAAGAATTGTTCCTTTACTTAAAGAAGGAGCAGGTGTTGTAACAACTCGAGGGCATACACATTGGGTTGTAACCGAATATGGAGCTGTAAATTTATTTGGTTTGAGTATGGAACAAAGAGCAAAGTCCTTAATTAAAATTGCTCATCCAAATCATCAAGAAGAACTAAGTAAAAATGCTTTTGAAAGATTTAATTAA
- a CDS encoding glycosyltransferase, protein MKVCFIAPKTINMVSGGPLTQILNTSDSLKSLGVEISFFNQWDKFDNQNYDLYHVFVGTMLNYDITQRLKQFNKKFVVSSIFFTKRSPIFIRSVIKIEDFINKFYSGIRTDYGIIKQVCESSNHVLPNTNAEANLIQRGLKISADKITVITNGVDSKFLHSTPDLFVKTYGVKDFILNVGHLGSKRKNVLSLIRAVKDLNVPTVIIGKIHNNDYGNKCLYEASLNKNILIIPGLENDSEMLASAYSACKIFALPSLFETPGIAALEAAISGANIVITKFGGTFEYFKENAIYINPYNVESIRDGIIRSFNTPSNSSLTNHIKNNFLWSKVGELTLNVYDKVINS, encoded by the coding sequence ATGAAAGTATGTTTTATTGCTCCAAAAACTATTAATATGGTATCAGGAGGACCATTAACCCAAATTTTAAATACTTCAGATTCTTTAAAATCACTAGGAGTTGAAATTTCGTTTTTTAATCAATGGGATAAATTTGACAATCAAAATTACGATTTGTACCACGTGTTTGTTGGTACTATGTTAAATTATGATATAACTCAAAGGTTAAAACAATTCAATAAAAAATTCGTTGTTTCATCAATTTTTTTCACAAAAAGATCACCAATCTTTATTAGATCAGTAATCAAGATCGAAGATTTTATAAATAAGTTTTATAGTGGAATTAGAACTGATTATGGAATAATCAAACAAGTTTGTGAGTCTTCAAATCATGTTTTACCAAACACAAATGCTGAAGCAAATTTAATTCAAAGGGGTTTAAAAATATCAGCTGATAAAATTACAGTTATTACAAATGGAGTCGATTCAAAGTTTTTACATTCAACTCCAGATTTGTTTGTTAAAACATATGGTGTAAAAGATTTCATTTTGAATGTAGGACATTTAGGTTCTAAAAGAAAAAATGTATTAAGTTTAATTAGGGCAGTAAAAGACTTAAATGTACCAACTGTAATTATAGGGAAAATTCATAATAATGATTATGGGAATAAGTGTTTATATGAAGCAAGCTTAAACAAAAATATTTTAATTATACCTGGTTTAGAAAATGATTCAGAAATGTTAGCTTCTGCGTATTCAGCTTGTAAAATTTTTGCTTTACCATCATTATTTGAAACACCTGGAATTGCTGCATTAGAAGCAGCAATTTCTGGAGCTAACATTGTTATAACAAAATTTGGAGGTACTTTTGAGTACTTCAAAGAGAATGCTATTTATATAAATCCTTACAATGTTGAAAGTATAAGAGATGGGATTATTAGATCTTTCAATACTCCAAGTAATTCATCATTAACCAATCATATTAAAAATAATTTTCTATGGAGTAAGGTTGGTGAGTTAACATTAAATGTTTATGATAAAGTTATAAATAGTTGA
- a CDS encoding HAD family phosphatase translates to MFKPIKKIFSFLTSPESRISKIRLIACDLDGTLLNGVDMIGKDTAYMIKKIQNLGIPFIIITRRHHSSVLPYLEDAHLSLPIVSLEGSTFFVSNDTQVIVNTDLDPEFMIDIIQEVQLNKIVKLCVVTVDKFYVNNDDIELPVYHEHWNIERFKFSNYIEINNKILELIIVGDYFSVNSILKYIESKMKSQELKLRMYELKDKLDSWVIEVRSFNSNKEKALVQIASYYGVKMNEIVGIGDYYNDINFCKEVGFVVALNNAVKELKAIADFITTNDFHNEGINEFLEYFLNIHGVEHELKILNKKVEDISRRRSR, encoded by the coding sequence ATGTTTAAACCAATTAAAAAGATATTCTCGTTCTTAACTTCCCCAGAATCTAGAATTTCTAAAATTAGATTAATAGCTTGTGATCTTGATGGTACATTGCTAAACGGTGTTGATATGATTGGAAAGGATACAGCTTATATGATTAAAAAAATCCAAAATCTAGGAATTCCATTTATAATTATTACTAGAAGACATCATAGCTCTGTACTTCCTTATTTAGAAGATGCTCACTTAAGCCTACCAATTGTATCACTTGAAGGTAGTACTTTTTTTGTCTCGAATGATACACAAGTAATTGTAAATACAGATTTGGATCCAGAATTTATGATTGATATTATTCAAGAAGTTCAATTAAATAAAATTGTTAAACTCTGTGTTGTTACTGTTGATAAATTTTATGTAAATAATGATGATATTGAATTGCCAGTATATCATGAACACTGGAATATTGAAAGATTTAAATTCAGTAATTACATTGAAATTAATAATAAAATATTAGAGTTAATAATTGTTGGGGATTATTTTAGTGTTAATTCGATTTTGAAGTATATTGAAAGTAAAATGAAAAGCCAAGAATTAAAACTTAGAATGTATGAATTAAAAGATAAACTAGATTCATGGGTTATTGAAGTTAGATCATTTAATTCTAATAAAGAAAAAGCTTTAGTTCAAATTGCAAGTTATTACGGGGTGAAAATGAATGAAATAGTTGGAATTGGAGATTACTATAATGATATTAATTTCTGTAAAGAAGTTGGCTTTGTTGTTGCTTTAAACAATGCTGTAAAAGAATTAAAAGCTATTGCAGATTTCATCACTACTAATGATTTTCATAATGAAGGTATAAATGAATTTCTAGAATACTTTCTGAATATTCATGGAGTTGAACATGAATTGAAAATTTTAAACAAAAAAGTTGAAGATATTTCAAGACGTAGATCTAGATAG
- a CDS encoding Crp/Fnr family transcriptional regulator codes for MDSNILITWGAVSKKILKGEYIFSEGDDAIFYYQVVQGEVKMININPDGKEFIQGVFTDGESFGEPALLINRSYPSSAVAVSDSLILRISKNIFFNILDEYRSIEKKLLITLAKRLYSKAETARELIFNTPENRIIGYLNSLRIDKSIPINKRILIDNTRQEIANFTGLRVETVIRTLKKMQKENKVEIINRKLFY; via the coding sequence ATGGATTCAAATATTCTCATTACTTGGGGGGCTGTTTCTAAAAAAATATTGAAGGGTGAGTATATTTTTTCGGAAGGAGATGATGCGATATTTTACTATCAAGTAGTACAAGGTGAAGTTAAAATGATAAATATAAACCCTGATGGTAAAGAGTTTATTCAAGGTGTGTTTACTGATGGTGAAAGCTTTGGTGAACCTGCATTATTAATCAATAGATCCTATCCATCATCAGCCGTTGCAGTAAGCGATTCACTAATATTAAGAATTTCTAAAAACATTTTTTTTAATATTTTAGATGAATACAGAAGCATTGAAAAAAAACTATTAATAACCTTAGCAAAAAGATTATATAGTAAAGCTGAAACTGCTAGAGAACTAATATTTAATACTCCCGAAAATAGAATAATTGGTTATTTAAATTCATTAAGAATTGATAAGTCTATTCCTATTAATAAAAGAATTTTAATTGATAATACCAGACAAGAAATCGCTAATTTTACAGGGCTCAGGGTAGAAACAGTCATTCGCACACTTAAGAAAATGCAAAAAGAAAATAAAGTAGAAATTATTAACAGAAAATTATTTTATTAA
- a CDS encoding branched-chain amino acid aminotransferase gives MSISVQLSLDFKPYPDSNNLGFGKYFADHMFCMDFVSEDGWVNPKIIPYSEFKVSPSNLTFHYGQTVFEGLKAFKWKDGSVNIFRLNDHIKRLAHSAERLCIPKFNEELVIEACKLLVDIDNNWVPKSEGTSLYLRPIILADDDALGVRPSNNYKLFIITSPVGNYYSKGHAPTKILVEESYARVAHGGLGEAKTAANYAASLLAAEKAKSIGYDQVLWLDSINHEYIEEVGTMNIFFVLNGTKGDTLVTPPLDGTILHGITRKTVLEIAREWGVNVEERLITIADISNAFDNGTLKEVFGSGTAAVISQVGELSYKGKNMIIIEQPNSLRSRLFDAISNIQHGIESDNFNRLTKIEHHNFDRSKLRKDSIDDLKFVQDVIEVKSRLAH, from the coding sequence ATGAGTATCTCGGTACAACTTTCGCTCGATTTCAAGCCATATCCAGATTCAAATAATTTAGGATTTGGTAAGTATTTTGCCGATCATATGTTTTGTATGGATTTTGTAAGTGAGGATGGTTGGGTTAATCCTAAAATAATACCATATTCAGAATTTAAAGTTTCACCATCAAACTTAACTTTTCATTATGGGCAGACAGTTTTTGAAGGGTTAAAAGCATTTAAATGGAAAGATGGTTCAGTAAATATATTTAGATTAAATGATCATATAAAAAGATTAGCTCATTCAGCTGAAAGGTTGTGTATACCTAAGTTCAATGAAGAATTAGTTATTGAAGCCTGTAAGTTACTTGTTGACATAGATAATAATTGGGTTCCAAAGTCAGAGGGAACTTCATTATATCTACGACCAATAATATTAGCAGATGATGATGCATTAGGAGTAAGACCTTCAAATAATTATAAGTTGTTTATAATAACATCACCTGTTGGGAATTACTATTCAAAAGGACATGCACCAACTAAAATTCTAGTTGAAGAAAGTTATGCAAGAGTAGCACATGGAGGTTTGGGTGAAGCTAAGACTGCAGCAAATTATGCAGCTTCATTGTTAGCTGCAGAAAAAGCAAAATCTATTGGATATGATCAAGTGTTATGGTTAGATTCTATTAACCATGAATATATAGAAGAAGTTGGAACAATGAATATATTTTTTGTTTTGAATGGGACGAAAGGAGATACATTAGTAACACCTCCATTAGATGGTACAATTTTGCATGGAATAACAAGAAAAACTGTTCTAGAAATTGCAAGGGAGTGGGGAGTTAACGTTGAAGAAAGATTAATTACAATTGCTGATATATCCAATGCGTTTGATAATGGAACTCTAAAAGAAGTATTTGGTAGTGGCACTGCAGCAGTTATTTCTCAGGTTGGAGAGCTTTCTTATAAAGGTAAGAATATGATAATTATTGAACAACCAAATTCGTTAAGGTCTAGGCTTTTTGATGCTATTTCAAACATACAACACGGAATTGAATCAGATAACTTTAATAGATTAACAAAAATTGAACATCACAATTTTGATAGATCAAAACTTAGAAAAGATTCCATTGATGATTTAAAGTTTGTTCAAGATGTTATTGAAGTTAAATCAAGATTAGCACATTAG